The Oncorhynchus mykiss isolate Arlee unplaced genomic scaffold, USDA_OmykA_1.1 un_scaffold_249, whole genome shotgun sequence genome has a segment encoding these proteins:
- the LOC110497344 gene encoding endophilin-A1 isoform X10 — translation MSVAGFKKQFHKATQRVSEKVGGAEGTKHDDDFTEMEKKVDTTSRAVMDIMTKTTEYLQPNPASRAKMTMINSMSKMRGQEKGLGYIQTETVLGESMQKFGRELGEESNFGLALIDAGESMRELGEVKDALDMEVKQNFLDPLQTLHDKDLKEIAHHLKKLEGRRLDFDYKKKRQGKVTDDEIKQALEKFDDTKEIAELSMFNLLESDQIEQVSQLAALVQAQVEYHRQCAEILTQLQSKMEDRIRDSSNKPKKEFIPKPRQSLDLSSENHNGAIQGSRSPAPLDQPSCRALYDFDPENEGELGFKEGDIITLTNKIDDNWYEGMIHGSSGFFPVNYVDILVPLP, via the exons AGGGTGAGTGAGAAGGTTGGGGGAGCAGAGGGGACTAAACATGATGATGACTTCACTGAAATGGAGAAG AAGGTGGACACCACCAGTAGGGCGGTGATGGACATTATGACCAAGACCACTGAGTATCTGCAGCCCAACCCAG CCTCCAGAGCCAAGATGACCATGATCAACTCCATGTCTAAGATGCGTGGCCAGGAGAAGGGTCTGGGCTACATCCAGACCGAGACCGTCCTGGGAGAGTCCATGCAGAAGTTTGGCAGGGAGCTCGGGGAAGAGTCCAACTTTG gccTGGCTCTGATCGATGCTGGGGAGTCCATGCGTGAGCTGGGGGAAGTGAAGGACGCTCTCGACATGGAGGTCAAGCAGAACTTCCTAGACCCGCTGCAGACCCTCCACGACAAAGACCTCAAGGAGATTGCG CATCACCTGAAGAAACTGGAAGGCCGCCGTCTGGACTTCGACTACAAGAAGAAGCGTCAGGGCAAGGTGACGGACGACGAGATCAAACAGGCTCTGGAGAAGTTTGACGATACCAAGGAGATCGCTGAGCTCAGCATGTTCAACCTGTTGGAGAGTGAT CAGATTGAACAGGTGAGCCAGCTAGCCGCGCTGGTCCAAGCCCAGGTGGAGTACCATCGTCAGTGTGCTGAGATCCTCACCCAGCTGCAGTCCAAGATGGAGGACCG GATAAGGGATTCCTCCAACAAGCCCAAGAAAGAGTTCATACCTAAGCCGCGTCAGTCCTTGGACCTCTCTAGTGAAAACCACAATGGAGCCATCCAAGGATCCAGGTCCCCAG cTCCCCTAGACCAGCCATCCTGCAGGGCGCTGTATGACTTCGACCCCGAGAACGAGGGCGAGCTGGGCTTCAAGGAGGGGGACATCATCACTCTCACCAACAAGATCGACGACAACTGGTACGAGGGCATGATCCACGGCAGCTCTGGATTCTTCCCCGTCAACTACGTGGATATCCTGGTGCCCCTGCCCTAA
- the LOC110497344 gene encoding endophilin-A1 isoform X5 translates to MSVAGFKKQFHKATQRVSEKVGGAEGTKHDDDFTEMEKKVDTTSRAVMDIMTKTTEYLQPNPASRAKMTMINSMSKMRGQEKGLGYIQTETVLGESMQKFGRELGEESNFGLALIDAGESMRELGEVKDALDMEVKQNFLDPLQTLHDKDLKEIAHHLKKLEGRRLDFDYKKKRQGKVTDDEIKQALEKFDDTKEIAELSMFNLLESDQIEQVSQLAALVQAQVEYHRQCAEILTQLQSKMEDRIRDSSNKPKKEFIPKPRQSLDLSSENHNGAIQGSRSPATRSPARSPAPLDQPSCRALYDFDPENEGELGFKEGDIITLTNKIDDNWYEGMIHGSSGFFPVNYVDILVPLP, encoded by the exons AGGGTGAGTGAGAAGGTTGGGGGAGCAGAGGGGACTAAACATGATGATGACTTCACTGAAATGGAGAAG AAGGTGGACACCACCAGTAGGGCGGTGATGGACATTATGACCAAGACCACTGAGTATCTGCAGCCCAACCCAG CCTCCAGAGCCAAGATGACCATGATCAACTCCATGTCTAAGATGCGTGGCCAGGAGAAGGGTCTGGGCTACATCCAGACCGAGACCGTCCTGGGAGAGTCCATGCAGAAGTTTGGCAGGGAGCTCGGGGAAGAGTCCAACTTTG gccTGGCTCTGATCGATGCTGGGGAGTCCATGCGTGAGCTGGGGGAAGTGAAGGACGCTCTCGACATGGAGGTCAAGCAGAACTTCCTAGACCCGCTGCAGACCCTCCACGACAAAGACCTCAAGGAGATTGCG CATCACCTGAAGAAACTGGAAGGCCGCCGTCTGGACTTCGACTACAAGAAGAAGCGTCAGGGCAAGGTGACGGACGACGAGATCAAACAGGCTCTGGAGAAGTTTGACGATACCAAGGAGATCGCTGAGCTCAGCATGTTCAACCTGTTGGAGAGTGAT CAGATTGAACAGGTGAGCCAGCTAGCCGCGCTGGTCCAAGCCCAGGTGGAGTACCATCGTCAGTGTGCTGAGATCCTCACCCAGCTGCAGTCCAAGATGGAGGACCG GATAAGGGATTCCTCCAACAAGCCCAAGAAAGAGTTCATACCTAAGCCGCGTCAGTCCTTGGACCTCTCTAGTGAAAACCACAATGGAGCCATCCAAGGATCCAGGTCCCCAG CAACAAGGTCTCCAG CAAGGTCTCCAG cTCCCCTAGACCAGCCATCCTGCAGGGCGCTGTATGACTTCGACCCCGAGAACGAGGGCGAGCTGGGCTTCAAGGAGGGGGACATCATCACTCTCACCAACAAGATCGACGACAACTGGTACGAGGGCATGATCCACGGCAGCTCTGGATTCTTCCCCGTCAACTACGTGGATATCCTGGTGCCCCTGCCCTAA
- the LOC110497344 gene encoding endophilin-A1 isoform X9: MSVAGFKKQFHKATQRVSEKVGGAEGTKHDDDFTEMEKKVDTTSRAVMDIMTKTTEYLQPNPASRAKMTMINSMSKMRGQEKGLGYIQTETVLGESMQKFGRELGEESNFGLALIDAGESMRELGEVKDALDMEVKQNFLDPLQTLHDKDLKEIAHHLKKLEGRRLDFDYKKKRQGKVTDDEIKQALEKFDDTKEIAELSMFNLLESDIEQVSQLAALVQAQVEYHRQCAEILTQLQSKMEDRIRDSSNKPKKEFIPKPRQSLDLSSENHNGAIQGSRSPARSPAPLDQPSCRALYDFDPENEGELGFKEGDIITLTNKIDDNWYEGMIHGSSGFFPVNYVDILVPLP, encoded by the exons AGGGTGAGTGAGAAGGTTGGGGGAGCAGAGGGGACTAAACATGATGATGACTTCACTGAAATGGAGAAG AAGGTGGACACCACCAGTAGGGCGGTGATGGACATTATGACCAAGACCACTGAGTATCTGCAGCCCAACCCAG CCTCCAGAGCCAAGATGACCATGATCAACTCCATGTCTAAGATGCGTGGCCAGGAGAAGGGTCTGGGCTACATCCAGACCGAGACCGTCCTGGGAGAGTCCATGCAGAAGTTTGGCAGGGAGCTCGGGGAAGAGTCCAACTTTG gccTGGCTCTGATCGATGCTGGGGAGTCCATGCGTGAGCTGGGGGAAGTGAAGGACGCTCTCGACATGGAGGTCAAGCAGAACTTCCTAGACCCGCTGCAGACCCTCCACGACAAAGACCTCAAGGAGATTGCG CATCACCTGAAGAAACTGGAAGGCCGCCGTCTGGACTTCGACTACAAGAAGAAGCGTCAGGGCAAGGTGACGGACGACGAGATCAAACAGGCTCTGGAGAAGTTTGACGATACCAAGGAGATCGCTGAGCTCAGCATGTTCAACCTGTTGGAGAGTGAT ATTGAACAGGTGAGCCAGCTAGCCGCGCTGGTCCAAGCCCAGGTGGAGTACCATCGTCAGTGTGCTGAGATCCTCACCCAGCTGCAGTCCAAGATGGAGGACCG GATAAGGGATTCCTCCAACAAGCCCAAGAAAGAGTTCATACCTAAGCCGCGTCAGTCCTTGGACCTCTCTAGTGAAAACCACAATGGAGCCATCCAAGGATCCAGGTCCCCAG CAAGGTCTCCAG cTCCCCTAGACCAGCCATCCTGCAGGGCGCTGTATGACTTCGACCCCGAGAACGAGGGCGAGCTGGGCTTCAAGGAGGGGGACATCATCACTCTCACCAACAAGATCGACGACAACTGGTACGAGGGCATGATCCACGGCAGCTCTGGATTCTTCCCCGTCAACTACGTGGATATCCTGGTGCCCCTGCCCTAA
- the LOC110497344 gene encoding endophilin-A1 isoform X8 gives MSVAGFKKQFHKATQRVSEKVGGAEGTKHDDDFTEMEKKVDTTSRAVMDIMTKTTEYLQPNPASRAKMTMINSMSKMRGQEKGLGYIQTETVLGESMQKFGRELGEESNFGLALIDAGESMRELGEVKDALDMEVKQNFLDPLQTLHDKDLKEIAHHLKKLEGRRLDFDYKKKRQGKVTDDEIKQALEKFDDTKEIAELSMFNLLESDQIEQVSQLAALVQAQVEYHRQCAEILTQLQSKMEDRIRDSSNKPKKEFIPKPRQSLDLSSENHNGAIQGSRSPARSPAPLDQPSCRALYDFDPENEGELGFKEGDIITLTNKIDDNWYEGMIHGSSGFFPVNYVDILVPLP, from the exons AGGGTGAGTGAGAAGGTTGGGGGAGCAGAGGGGACTAAACATGATGATGACTTCACTGAAATGGAGAAG AAGGTGGACACCACCAGTAGGGCGGTGATGGACATTATGACCAAGACCACTGAGTATCTGCAGCCCAACCCAG CCTCCAGAGCCAAGATGACCATGATCAACTCCATGTCTAAGATGCGTGGCCAGGAGAAGGGTCTGGGCTACATCCAGACCGAGACCGTCCTGGGAGAGTCCATGCAGAAGTTTGGCAGGGAGCTCGGGGAAGAGTCCAACTTTG gccTGGCTCTGATCGATGCTGGGGAGTCCATGCGTGAGCTGGGGGAAGTGAAGGACGCTCTCGACATGGAGGTCAAGCAGAACTTCCTAGACCCGCTGCAGACCCTCCACGACAAAGACCTCAAGGAGATTGCG CATCACCTGAAGAAACTGGAAGGCCGCCGTCTGGACTTCGACTACAAGAAGAAGCGTCAGGGCAAGGTGACGGACGACGAGATCAAACAGGCTCTGGAGAAGTTTGACGATACCAAGGAGATCGCTGAGCTCAGCATGTTCAACCTGTTGGAGAGTGAT CAGATTGAACAGGTGAGCCAGCTAGCCGCGCTGGTCCAAGCCCAGGTGGAGTACCATCGTCAGTGTGCTGAGATCCTCACCCAGCTGCAGTCCAAGATGGAGGACCG GATAAGGGATTCCTCCAACAAGCCCAAGAAAGAGTTCATACCTAAGCCGCGTCAGTCCTTGGACCTCTCTAGTGAAAACCACAATGGAGCCATCCAAGGATCCAGGTCCCCAG CAAGGTCTCCAG cTCCCCTAGACCAGCCATCCTGCAGGGCGCTGTATGACTTCGACCCCGAGAACGAGGGCGAGCTGGGCTTCAAGGAGGGGGACATCATCACTCTCACCAACAAGATCGACGACAACTGGTACGAGGGCATGATCCACGGCAGCTCTGGATTCTTCCCCGTCAACTACGTGGATATCCTGGTGCCCCTGCCCTAA
- the LOC110497344 gene encoding endophilin-A1 isoform X4: protein MSVAGFKKQFHKATQRVSEKVGGAEGTKHDDDFTEMEKKVDTTSRAVMDIMTKTTEYLQPNPASRAKMTMINSMSKMRGQEKGLGYIQTETVLGESMQKFGRELGEESNFGLALIDAGESMRELGEVKDALDMEVKQNFLDPLQTLHDKDLKEIAHHLKKLEGRRLDFDYKKKRQGKVTDDEIKQALEKFDDTKEIAELSMFNLLESDQIEQVSQLAALVQAQVEYHRQCAEILTQLQSKMEDRIRDSSNKPKKEFIPKPRQSLDLSSENHNGAIQGSRSPARSPARSPARSPAPLDQPSCRALYDFDPENEGELGFKEGDIITLTNKIDDNWYEGMIHGSSGFFPVNYVDILVPLP, encoded by the exons AGGGTGAGTGAGAAGGTTGGGGGAGCAGAGGGGACTAAACATGATGATGACTTCACTGAAATGGAGAAG AAGGTGGACACCACCAGTAGGGCGGTGATGGACATTATGACCAAGACCACTGAGTATCTGCAGCCCAACCCAG CCTCCAGAGCCAAGATGACCATGATCAACTCCATGTCTAAGATGCGTGGCCAGGAGAAGGGTCTGGGCTACATCCAGACCGAGACCGTCCTGGGAGAGTCCATGCAGAAGTTTGGCAGGGAGCTCGGGGAAGAGTCCAACTTTG gccTGGCTCTGATCGATGCTGGGGAGTCCATGCGTGAGCTGGGGGAAGTGAAGGACGCTCTCGACATGGAGGTCAAGCAGAACTTCCTAGACCCGCTGCAGACCCTCCACGACAAAGACCTCAAGGAGATTGCG CATCACCTGAAGAAACTGGAAGGCCGCCGTCTGGACTTCGACTACAAGAAGAAGCGTCAGGGCAAGGTGACGGACGACGAGATCAAACAGGCTCTGGAGAAGTTTGACGATACCAAGGAGATCGCTGAGCTCAGCATGTTCAACCTGTTGGAGAGTGAT CAGATTGAACAGGTGAGCCAGCTAGCCGCGCTGGTCCAAGCCCAGGTGGAGTACCATCGTCAGTGTGCTGAGATCCTCACCCAGCTGCAGTCCAAGATGGAGGACCG GATAAGGGATTCCTCCAACAAGCCCAAGAAAGAGTTCATACCTAAGCCGCGTCAGTCCTTGGACCTCTCTAGTGAAAACCACAATGGAGCCATCCAAGGATCCAGGTCCCCAG CAAGGTCTCCAG CAAGGTCTCCAG CAAGGTCTCCAG cTCCCCTAGACCAGCCATCCTGCAGGGCGCTGTATGACTTCGACCCCGAGAACGAGGGCGAGCTGGGCTTCAAGGAGGGGGACATCATCACTCTCACCAACAAGATCGACGACAACTGGTACGAGGGCATGATCCACGGCAGCTCTGGATTCTTCCCCGTCAACTACGTGGATATCCTGGTGCCCCTGCCCTAA
- the LOC110497344 gene encoding endophilin-A1 isoform X7, with the protein MSVAGFKKQFHKATQRVSEKVGGAEGTKHDDDFTEMEKKVDTTSRAVMDIMTKTTEYLQPNPASRAKMTMINSMSKMRGQEKGLGYIQTETVLGESMQKFGRELGEESNFGLALIDAGESMRELGEVKDALDMEVKQNFLDPLQTLHDKDLKEIAHHLKKLEGRRLDFDYKKKRQGKVTDDEIKQALEKFDDTKEIAELSMFNLLESDIEQVSQLAALVQAQVEYHRQCAEILTQLQSKMEDRIRDSSNKPKKEFIPKPRQSLDLSSENHNGAIQGSRSPARSPARSPAPLDQPSCRALYDFDPENEGELGFKEGDIITLTNKIDDNWYEGMIHGSSGFFPVNYVDILVPLP; encoded by the exons AGGGTGAGTGAGAAGGTTGGGGGAGCAGAGGGGACTAAACATGATGATGACTTCACTGAAATGGAGAAG AAGGTGGACACCACCAGTAGGGCGGTGATGGACATTATGACCAAGACCACTGAGTATCTGCAGCCCAACCCAG CCTCCAGAGCCAAGATGACCATGATCAACTCCATGTCTAAGATGCGTGGCCAGGAGAAGGGTCTGGGCTACATCCAGACCGAGACCGTCCTGGGAGAGTCCATGCAGAAGTTTGGCAGGGAGCTCGGGGAAGAGTCCAACTTTG gccTGGCTCTGATCGATGCTGGGGAGTCCATGCGTGAGCTGGGGGAAGTGAAGGACGCTCTCGACATGGAGGTCAAGCAGAACTTCCTAGACCCGCTGCAGACCCTCCACGACAAAGACCTCAAGGAGATTGCG CATCACCTGAAGAAACTGGAAGGCCGCCGTCTGGACTTCGACTACAAGAAGAAGCGTCAGGGCAAGGTGACGGACGACGAGATCAAACAGGCTCTGGAGAAGTTTGACGATACCAAGGAGATCGCTGAGCTCAGCATGTTCAACCTGTTGGAGAGTGAT ATTGAACAGGTGAGCCAGCTAGCCGCGCTGGTCCAAGCCCAGGTGGAGTACCATCGTCAGTGTGCTGAGATCCTCACCCAGCTGCAGTCCAAGATGGAGGACCG GATAAGGGATTCCTCCAACAAGCCCAAGAAAGAGTTCATACCTAAGCCGCGTCAGTCCTTGGACCTCTCTAGTGAAAACCACAATGGAGCCATCCAAGGATCCAGGTCCCCAG CAAGGTCTCCAG CAAGGTCTCCAG cTCCCCTAGACCAGCCATCCTGCAGGGCGCTGTATGACTTCGACCCCGAGAACGAGGGCGAGCTGGGCTTCAAGGAGGGGGACATCATCACTCTCACCAACAAGATCGACGACAACTGGTACGAGGGCATGATCCACGGCAGCTCTGGATTCTTCCCCGTCAACTACGTGGATATCCTGGTGCCCCTGCCCTAA
- the LOC110497344 gene encoding endophilin-A1 isoform X2, producing MSVAGFKKQFHKATQRVSEKVGGAEGTKHDDDFTEMEKKVDTTSRAVMDIMTKTTEYLQPNPASRAKMTMINSMSKMRGQEKGLGYIQTETVLGESMQKFGRELGEESNFGLALIDAGESMRELGEVKDALDMEVKQNFLDPLQTLHDKDLKEIAHHLKKLEGRRLDFDYKKKRQGKVTDDEIKQALEKFDDTKEIAELSMFNLLESDIEQVSQLAALVQAQVEYHRQCAEILTQLQSKMEDRIRDSSNKPKKEFIPKPRQSLDLSSENHNGAIQGSRSPATRSPARSPARSPARSPAPLDQPSCRALYDFDPENEGELGFKEGDIITLTNKIDDNWYEGMIHGSSGFFPVNYVDILVPLP from the exons AGGGTGAGTGAGAAGGTTGGGGGAGCAGAGGGGACTAAACATGATGATGACTTCACTGAAATGGAGAAG AAGGTGGACACCACCAGTAGGGCGGTGATGGACATTATGACCAAGACCACTGAGTATCTGCAGCCCAACCCAG CCTCCAGAGCCAAGATGACCATGATCAACTCCATGTCTAAGATGCGTGGCCAGGAGAAGGGTCTGGGCTACATCCAGACCGAGACCGTCCTGGGAGAGTCCATGCAGAAGTTTGGCAGGGAGCTCGGGGAAGAGTCCAACTTTG gccTGGCTCTGATCGATGCTGGGGAGTCCATGCGTGAGCTGGGGGAAGTGAAGGACGCTCTCGACATGGAGGTCAAGCAGAACTTCCTAGACCCGCTGCAGACCCTCCACGACAAAGACCTCAAGGAGATTGCG CATCACCTGAAGAAACTGGAAGGCCGCCGTCTGGACTTCGACTACAAGAAGAAGCGTCAGGGCAAGGTGACGGACGACGAGATCAAACAGGCTCTGGAGAAGTTTGACGATACCAAGGAGATCGCTGAGCTCAGCATGTTCAACCTGTTGGAGAGTGAT ATTGAACAGGTGAGCCAGCTAGCCGCGCTGGTCCAAGCCCAGGTGGAGTACCATCGTCAGTGTGCTGAGATCCTCACCCAGCTGCAGTCCAAGATGGAGGACCG GATAAGGGATTCCTCCAACAAGCCCAAGAAAGAGTTCATACCTAAGCCGCGTCAGTCCTTGGACCTCTCTAGTGAAAACCACAATGGAGCCATCCAAGGATCCAGGTCCCCAG CAACAAGGTCTCCAG CAAGGTCTCCAG CAAGGTCTCCAG CAAGGTCTCCAG cTCCCCTAGACCAGCCATCCTGCAGGGCGCTGTATGACTTCGACCCCGAGAACGAGGGCGAGCTGGGCTTCAAGGAGGGGGACATCATCACTCTCACCAACAAGATCGACGACAACTGGTACGAGGGCATGATCCACGGCAGCTCTGGATTCTTCCCCGTCAACTACGTGGATATCCTGGTGCCCCTGCCCTAA
- the LOC110497344 gene encoding endophilin-A1 isoform X6 — protein MSVAGFKKQFHKATQRVSEKVGGAEGTKHDDDFTEMEKKVDTTSRAVMDIMTKTTEYLQPNPASRAKMTMINSMSKMRGQEKGLGYIQTETVLGESMQKFGRELGEESNFGLALIDAGESMRELGEVKDALDMEVKQNFLDPLQTLHDKDLKEIAHHLKKLEGRRLDFDYKKKRQGKVTDDEIKQALEKFDDTKEIAELSMFNLLESDQIEQVSQLAALVQAQVEYHRQCAEILTQLQSKMEDRIRDSSNKPKKEFIPKPRQSLDLSSENHNGAIQGSRSPARSPARSPAPLDQPSCRALYDFDPENEGELGFKEGDIITLTNKIDDNWYEGMIHGSSGFFPVNYVDILVPLP, from the exons AGGGTGAGTGAGAAGGTTGGGGGAGCAGAGGGGACTAAACATGATGATGACTTCACTGAAATGGAGAAG AAGGTGGACACCACCAGTAGGGCGGTGATGGACATTATGACCAAGACCACTGAGTATCTGCAGCCCAACCCAG CCTCCAGAGCCAAGATGACCATGATCAACTCCATGTCTAAGATGCGTGGCCAGGAGAAGGGTCTGGGCTACATCCAGACCGAGACCGTCCTGGGAGAGTCCATGCAGAAGTTTGGCAGGGAGCTCGGGGAAGAGTCCAACTTTG gccTGGCTCTGATCGATGCTGGGGAGTCCATGCGTGAGCTGGGGGAAGTGAAGGACGCTCTCGACATGGAGGTCAAGCAGAACTTCCTAGACCCGCTGCAGACCCTCCACGACAAAGACCTCAAGGAGATTGCG CATCACCTGAAGAAACTGGAAGGCCGCCGTCTGGACTTCGACTACAAGAAGAAGCGTCAGGGCAAGGTGACGGACGACGAGATCAAACAGGCTCTGGAGAAGTTTGACGATACCAAGGAGATCGCTGAGCTCAGCATGTTCAACCTGTTGGAGAGTGAT CAGATTGAACAGGTGAGCCAGCTAGCCGCGCTGGTCCAAGCCCAGGTGGAGTACCATCGTCAGTGTGCTGAGATCCTCACCCAGCTGCAGTCCAAGATGGAGGACCG GATAAGGGATTCCTCCAACAAGCCCAAGAAAGAGTTCATACCTAAGCCGCGTCAGTCCTTGGACCTCTCTAGTGAAAACCACAATGGAGCCATCCAAGGATCCAGGTCCCCAG CAAGGTCTCCAG CAAGGTCTCCAG cTCCCCTAGACCAGCCATCCTGCAGGGCGCTGTATGACTTCGACCCCGAGAACGAGGGCGAGCTGGGCTTCAAGGAGGGGGACATCATCACTCTCACCAACAAGATCGACGACAACTGGTACGAGGGCATGATCCACGGCAGCTCTGGATTCTTCCCCGTCAACTACGTGGATATCCTGGTGCCCCTGCCCTAA
- the LOC110497344 gene encoding endophilin-A1 isoform X3, whose protein sequence is MSVAGFKKQFHKATQRVSEKVGGAEGTKHDDDFTEMEKKVDTTSRAVMDIMTKTTEYLQPNPASRAKMTMINSMSKMRGQEKGLGYIQTETVLGESMQKFGRELGEESNFGLALIDAGESMRELGEVKDALDMEVKQNFLDPLQTLHDKDLKEIAHHLKKLEGRRLDFDYKKKRQGKVTDDEIKQALEKFDDTKEIAELSMFNLLESDQIEQVSQLAALVQAQVEYHRQCAEILTQLQSKMEDRIRDSSNKPKKEFIPKPRQSLDLSSENHNGAIQGSRSPATRSPARSPARSPAPLDQPSCRALYDFDPENEGELGFKEGDIITLTNKIDDNWYEGMIHGSSGFFPVNYVDILVPLP, encoded by the exons AGGGTGAGTGAGAAGGTTGGGGGAGCAGAGGGGACTAAACATGATGATGACTTCACTGAAATGGAGAAG AAGGTGGACACCACCAGTAGGGCGGTGATGGACATTATGACCAAGACCACTGAGTATCTGCAGCCCAACCCAG CCTCCAGAGCCAAGATGACCATGATCAACTCCATGTCTAAGATGCGTGGCCAGGAGAAGGGTCTGGGCTACATCCAGACCGAGACCGTCCTGGGAGAGTCCATGCAGAAGTTTGGCAGGGAGCTCGGGGAAGAGTCCAACTTTG gccTGGCTCTGATCGATGCTGGGGAGTCCATGCGTGAGCTGGGGGAAGTGAAGGACGCTCTCGACATGGAGGTCAAGCAGAACTTCCTAGACCCGCTGCAGACCCTCCACGACAAAGACCTCAAGGAGATTGCG CATCACCTGAAGAAACTGGAAGGCCGCCGTCTGGACTTCGACTACAAGAAGAAGCGTCAGGGCAAGGTGACGGACGACGAGATCAAACAGGCTCTGGAGAAGTTTGACGATACCAAGGAGATCGCTGAGCTCAGCATGTTCAACCTGTTGGAGAGTGAT CAGATTGAACAGGTGAGCCAGCTAGCCGCGCTGGTCCAAGCCCAGGTGGAGTACCATCGTCAGTGTGCTGAGATCCTCACCCAGCTGCAGTCCAAGATGGAGGACCG GATAAGGGATTCCTCCAACAAGCCCAAGAAAGAGTTCATACCTAAGCCGCGTCAGTCCTTGGACCTCTCTAGTGAAAACCACAATGGAGCCATCCAAGGATCCAGGTCCCCAG CAACAAGGTCTCCAG CAAGGTCTCCAG CAAGGTCTCCAG cTCCCCTAGACCAGCCATCCTGCAGGGCGCTGTATGACTTCGACCCCGAGAACGAGGGCGAGCTGGGCTTCAAGGAGGGGGACATCATCACTCTCACCAACAAGATCGACGACAACTGGTACGAGGGCATGATCCACGGCAGCTCTGGATTCTTCCCCGTCAACTACGTGGATATCCTGGTGCCCCTGCCCTAA
- the LOC110497344 gene encoding endophilin-A1 isoform X11, whose amino-acid sequence MSVAGFKKQFHKATQRVSEKVGGAEGTKHDDDFTEMEKKVDTTSRAVMDIMTKTTEYLQPNPASRAKMTMINSMSKMRGQEKGLGYIQTETVLGESMQKFGRELGEESNFGLALIDAGESMRELGEVKDALDMEVKQNFLDPLQTLHDKDLKEIAHHLKKLEGRRLDFDYKKKRQGKVTDDEIKQALEKFDDTKEIAELSMFNLLESDIEQVSQLAALVQAQVEYHRQCAEILTQLQSKMEDRIRDSSNKPKKEFIPKPRQSLDLSSENHNGAIQGSRSPAPLDQPSCRALYDFDPENEGELGFKEGDIITLTNKIDDNWYEGMIHGSSGFFPVNYVDILVPLP is encoded by the exons AGGGTGAGTGAGAAGGTTGGGGGAGCAGAGGGGACTAAACATGATGATGACTTCACTGAAATGGAGAAG AAGGTGGACACCACCAGTAGGGCGGTGATGGACATTATGACCAAGACCACTGAGTATCTGCAGCCCAACCCAG CCTCCAGAGCCAAGATGACCATGATCAACTCCATGTCTAAGATGCGTGGCCAGGAGAAGGGTCTGGGCTACATCCAGACCGAGACCGTCCTGGGAGAGTCCATGCAGAAGTTTGGCAGGGAGCTCGGGGAAGAGTCCAACTTTG gccTGGCTCTGATCGATGCTGGGGAGTCCATGCGTGAGCTGGGGGAAGTGAAGGACGCTCTCGACATGGAGGTCAAGCAGAACTTCCTAGACCCGCTGCAGACCCTCCACGACAAAGACCTCAAGGAGATTGCG CATCACCTGAAGAAACTGGAAGGCCGCCGTCTGGACTTCGACTACAAGAAGAAGCGTCAGGGCAAGGTGACGGACGACGAGATCAAACAGGCTCTGGAGAAGTTTGACGATACCAAGGAGATCGCTGAGCTCAGCATGTTCAACCTGTTGGAGAGTGAT ATTGAACAGGTGAGCCAGCTAGCCGCGCTGGTCCAAGCCCAGGTGGAGTACCATCGTCAGTGTGCTGAGATCCTCACCCAGCTGCAGTCCAAGATGGAGGACCG GATAAGGGATTCCTCCAACAAGCCCAAGAAAGAGTTCATACCTAAGCCGCGTCAGTCCTTGGACCTCTCTAGTGAAAACCACAATGGAGCCATCCAAGGATCCAGGTCCCCAG cTCCCCTAGACCAGCCATCCTGCAGGGCGCTGTATGACTTCGACCCCGAGAACGAGGGCGAGCTGGGCTTCAAGGAGGGGGACATCATCACTCTCACCAACAAGATCGACGACAACTGGTACGAGGGCATGATCCACGGCAGCTCTGGATTCTTCCCCGTCAACTACGTGGATATCCTGGTGCCCCTGCCCTAA